In a single window of the Papaver somniferum cultivar HN1 chromosome 8, ASM357369v1, whole genome shotgun sequence genome:
- the LOC113301650 gene encoding DNA-directed RNA polymerases II, IV and V subunit 6A-like produces MADDDNDMGDMGYEDEPVEDIMEGEEEEVENNNEDEAAEQVVLEGEEKEEAEPVKKDRKTSKFMTKYERARILGTRALQISMNAPVMVELEGETDPLEIAMKELRARKIPFTIRRYLPDGSYEDWGVDELIVEDSWKRQVGGE; encoded by the exons atggcCGACGATGATAATGATATGGGTGATATGGG ATACGAGGATGAACCAGTTGAGGATATTATG gaaggagaagaagaggaggttgagAATAACAATGAGGATGAGGCTGCTGAGCAAGTGGTGTTAGAAGGTGAAGAGAAAGAGGAAGCTGAACCAGTTAAAAAAGATAGAAAGACGTCTAAGTTTATGACTAAGTATGAACGAGCAAGAATTCTTGGTACGCGCGCTCTGCAGATTAG TATGAATGCACCAGTGATGGTTGAGCTGGAGGGAGAGACTGACCCACTTGAG ATTGCCATGAAGGAACTCCGGGCGCGCAAAATACCTTTCACCATCCGTCGCTACTTGCCTGATGGAAG TTACGAAGATTGGGGAGTCGATGAGCTGATCGTCGAAGATTCTTGGAAGAGACAAGTTGGTGGTGAATGA